The DNA region CGGCGTTCGCCGGGGCTGCCGTGACTCCCGCCCGTCTCGATGCGTTCGAGAAGACACTGGTGCGCAACGATGTCTTCGATGCCTACGCTCTGCGCATGCTGGAGGGCTTCGTACGCAACGCGCGCCGCACCGCGCCAGGCTACGCCGTGTGCGACTTCGCCGGCGGCACGCTGGTGGCGAGCTGCGTCACGCCGTCGGGGAAGACGTACGTCTCGGTGGCGCGCATCCTCCCGCTGCTCAGCGAGTGGCTGGCTGCGGGAAAGCCCCGCGTCATCGAGGTGGACGGCGAGGCGGTGGACCTGGGGGAGGTGGCGGTGTCCATCTTCCGCAACGCGTTCGACCCCGAGTTCCCGCACTTCTGGGGCAAGCCGCCGGCGGACAAGAAGACGCAGCGCTCAGTCGAGGCCGCGCTGGTGGCGGACGCTCTCTGGCGCATGCGCACCCTCGTGCTCGAGCGGCTCACGACGGGCGAGCGCGCGAACGTGCAGGCGTGGCTGGCCAGCTGCACCAGCGTCCCCGAGCGCGACAACAACCACGCGTGGTTCCACTGCATCAACCAGTCGGCGCGGCTCCGACTCGCCGAGCAGTGGCCCGAGTTCAGCGGCGACGAAGCGTGGATGCTGGCCGACCTGCAGGCGCTCGACGCGCTGTTCGTCACGGGCCAGGACGGCTGGTACAGCGACTCGCCGCAGATCCCCATCTACGATCTCTACAACTTCTGGACGTTCGGCAACTTCCCGCTCATCTGGAGCGGGATCATCGGCGAGCGCTATCCGGAGTGGGCCGCGAAGTTCAAGGAGCGGGCGCGGCTCTTCTTGGAGAAGGCACCCTACTTCTTCGCGCCCGACGGCAGCCAGCCCTGGTTCGGGCGCTCGCTCCTCTACCGATGGGCCGCGCTCTCCCCGCTCCTGCTCGGCTACCGCCAGGGCGTCTGGCCGCACTCGCCGGGACTGTTGCGGCGCATCGTCCGCACGAACCTGGAATACCACTGGCGGCTGGGCGCCTTCGACCCCGCCACGGCGAAGCTCCGCGAGACGTTCTCGGCGGAGGGCACCCCCGCGGTGCGCGACTTCTACATCGACAACGGCAGCCCGTACTGGGTGACGCTGGGGATGCTGATGTACTCCATCCCCGCGTCGGACCCGTTCTGGACCGCGCCCGAGGAGCCGCTGCCGGTGGAGCGCGGCGACTTCGCGGTCCGCTTCGAGGGGCCGCAGATGATGGTCGTGGGCACGCGGGCGAGTGGGCAGGTGCGGTGGATGCAGGCCCGCAACGCGCCCAAGTCGTGGCGCTACCGCGACCACTACACGAAGT from Longimicrobiaceae bacterium includes:
- a CDS encoding DUF2264 domain-containing protein — its product is MSDVIQRRDFLKLATAAFAGAAVTPARLDAFEKTLVRNDVFDAYALRMLEGFVRNARRTAPGYAVCDFAGGTLVASCVTPSGKTYVSVARILPLLSEWLAAGKPRVIEVDGEAVDLGEVAVSIFRNAFDPEFPHFWGKPPADKKTQRSVEAALVADALWRMRTLVLERLTTGERANVQAWLASCTSVPERDNNHAWFHCINQSARLRLAEQWPEFSGDEAWMLADLQALDALFVTGQDGWYSDSPQIPIYDLYNFWTFGNFPLIWSGIIGERYPEWAAKFKERARLFLEKAPYFFAPDGSQPWFGRSLLYRWAALSPLLLGYRQGVWPHSPGLLRRIVRTNLEYHWRLGAFDPATAKLRETFSAEGTPAVRDFYIDNGSPYWVTLGMLMYSIPASDPFWTAPEEPLPVERGDFAVRFEGPQMMVVGTRASGQVRWMQARNAPKSWRYRDHYTKFVASSHFPLNIVQDEKRAPWDGALVFRNRATGNMAGRVGVIDGELLQDGVRTHWFTELDGHRIEVESRVRLDGEFEGRSHKLLNPEALRGLDLEILEGSHALGLREGDAAQVETGEGWRSLRSPSTGYRVVSWQLGGYMALAGGESRENLVYPRAAVNTLSVRLPGPTTFASLHYASPKPLELRDVLRRGRELAAWVTGA